In Thermorudis peleae, a genomic segment contains:
- a CDS encoding phytoene/squalene synthase family protein, which yields MERASGGRGTSIETPVLWTKADELSSKPYRAVPSFDRLMAQHAKTFTFATYFLPMPSRFHTITLYAFFRTLDDLVDAQPLDQSARQAAQEELAAWRSWFQTSPRCIAPREPLGSMLDTLIQQYALPVAPFLDFLDGLEYDLGPVFLPSFAALRKYCYQVAGTVGIIMACVLGARSAAALQAAEHLGIAMQLTNILRDLGEDLRHNRIYLPQDELHRFGLDPVTIRSWAVSGQGPDDRLRALLQFHRVRAESYYMLGLRGVPYLPLRSRFAIVLAARLYRRILDRIEARGYDTLRGRAATSFDEKLSEALIVAVLMLWEHVRNRYMGG from the coding sequence ATGGAGCGGGCAAGCGGCGGCAGGGGCACCTCGATCGAGACGCCAGTCTTGTGGACGAAGGCAGACGAGTTGTCTTCGAAGCCATACCGTGCAGTTCCCTCTTTCGATCGACTCATGGCCCAGCACGCGAAAACGTTTACCTTCGCCACATACTTCTTGCCAATGCCTTCTCGCTTTCATACTATCACACTTTACGCCTTCTTCCGTACACTCGATGATCTTGTCGATGCACAGCCACTTGACCAGTCTGCACGTCAAGCGGCGCAGGAAGAACTGGCTGCCTGGCGATCGTGGTTTCAGACCTCCCCCCGCTGTATTGCACCACGAGAACCACTTGGTAGTATGCTCGACACACTCATCCAGCAGTATGCGCTTCCCGTGGCACCCTTTCTTGATTTTCTCGATGGTCTTGAGTATGACCTTGGCCCGGTCTTTCTTCCTTCGTTTGCGGCACTACGCAAGTACTGTTACCAAGTTGCTGGAACAGTCGGAATCATCATGGCATGTGTGCTCGGCGCGCGCAGCGCAGCCGCATTGCAAGCAGCCGAGCACCTCGGCATTGCCATGCAGCTCACGAATATCCTGCGTGACCTCGGAGAAGATCTTCGCCATAATCGTATCTACCTTCCCCAAGATGAACTGCACCGCTTCGGCCTTGATCCTGTGACAATACGGTCCTGGGCAGTCTCCGGCCAAGGGCCAGATGACCGTTTACGCGCGCTCCTTCAGTTCCACCGCGTACGTGCTGAAAGTTACTACATGCTTGGGCTACGGGGAGTGCCATACTTGCCGCTTCGGTCGCGGTTCGCTATCGTGCTCGCTGCACGTCTCTACCGTCGCATCCTTGATCGCATTGAAGCACGTGGCTACGACACCTTACGTGGCCGCGCCGCGACGAGTTTTGACGAGAAGCTCAGTGAAGCACTGATTGTCGCTGTTCTGATGCTCTGGGAACACGTCCGAAATCGTTATATGGGAGGATAA
- a CDS encoding alpha/beta hydrolase translates to MTSVSALQPETFFADPVHDPFVLGDGPIGLLMLHGFMGTPAEFRPLAHEIIQTGQITCYAPLLPGFGRQVNRLPQQRAADWITAAQNAWREIRHRHPTAILLGYSMGGALAILTAADILPTRLILLAPFSRLLPGDWRARLLPLIRWIVPSIRPFAQMDFDDPETRRFFAESMPGLNIDDPTVREGLRNVRFPLAVLDELRKVGLQALRAASRISCPTLVIQGTLDTTVPPATTRALVQRMPAPVVWHDLPTDHTLLAPDRPFWAELVTLIQCFAVGELT, encoded by the coding sequence ATGACCTCCGTTTCGGCCTTGCAGCCTGAGACGTTCTTTGCTGATCCAGTGCATGACCCGTTTGTCCTCGGAGACGGCCCAATTGGATTACTCATGCTGCACGGCTTTATGGGCACACCAGCCGAGTTTCGTCCTCTCGCGCATGAAATCATCCAGACTGGCCAGATCACATGCTACGCGCCACTTCTGCCAGGCTTTGGACGCCAGGTGAACCGGCTGCCACAGCAACGGGCGGCAGATTGGATCACCGCAGCGCAGAATGCATGGCGAGAGATTCGCCACCGGCATCCAACTGCCATCCTCCTCGGCTACTCTATGGGTGGCGCGCTTGCGATACTCACTGCTGCCGACATCTTGCCGACTCGGCTCATTTTGCTTGCCCCGTTCTCACGTCTGCTGCCCGGCGACTGGCGTGCTCGTCTCCTGCCGCTCATTCGGTGGATCGTGCCGAGTATCCGACCTTTCGCTCAGATGGATTTTGACGACCCAGAAACGCGGCGCTTCTTTGCTGAGAGCATGCCAGGCTTAAACATCGATGATCCAACAGTCCGTGAAGGACTGCGCAATGTACGCTTCCCGCTCGCCGTGCTCGATGAGTTACGTAAAGTTGGACTCCAGGCACTCCGCGCCGCCTCCCGTATCTCGTGCCCGACTCTTGTCATTCAAGGCACACTCGATACAACAGTGCCTCCAGCGACGACGCGGGCGCTCGTCCAGCGCATGCCTGCTCCGGTCGTCTGGCATGACCTCCCAACTGACCACACTTTGCTGGCCCCTGATCGCCCCTTCTGGGCAGAACTGGTCACGCTGATTCAATGCTTCGCGGTTGGAGAACTGACATGA
- the cysS gene encoding cysteine--tRNA ligase has translation MQLYNSLTGQLEPFAPADGRTVRMYVCGVTPYDTTHMGHAMTYLVFDVLNRLCQHLGWRVRYVQNVTDIDDDILRKAREVGEPWDRLGDRYIRQFQEDLNGLNVLWPSVFPRATEEIPFMIAIIQQLLDQGMAYVREGNVYFRVTSDPDYGHLCCYDRETMIKLSAERGADPTDPRKDDPLDFLLWQAAQPGEPTWDSPWGPGRPGWHIECSAMALKYLGAQIDVHGGGHDLIFPHHESEIAQSEGYTGSQPFSRFWVHVAMVEYQGEKMSKSLGNLVLVRDVLRRHSGDAIRLYLLSHHYRTPFAYEDDGPARFEPLVARLRQAVEAPSGQHAPLDSRSFTERALQALQHDLDTPRAITTLDEFAQAILDASAAGRDIREAQQALRELGTVLGLTVTR, from the coding sequence GTGCAACTCTACAACTCGCTGACTGGTCAACTTGAACCGTTTGCTCCGGCCGATGGACGAACGGTGCGGATGTACGTCTGCGGCGTCACCCCCTACGATACAACCCACATGGGACATGCGATGACCTACCTCGTCTTCGACGTCCTCAATCGTCTCTGCCAGCATCTTGGGTGGCGTGTGCGCTACGTCCAAAACGTGACGGACATTGATGATGACATCCTGCGCAAGGCACGCGAAGTCGGCGAGCCCTGGGATCGCCTTGGAGATCGCTATATTCGCCAATTTCAAGAAGATCTCAATGGACTCAATGTGCTCTGGCCATCTGTCTTTCCCCGTGCGACTGAAGAAATCCCGTTTATGATTGCGATCATTCAACAGTTGCTTGACCAGGGCATGGCATATGTCCGTGAGGGCAATGTGTATTTCCGCGTTACCAGTGATCCTGACTATGGCCACCTCTGTTGTTACGACCGGGAGACAATGATCAAGCTTTCAGCCGAGCGGGGCGCCGATCCGACTGATCCACGGAAAGACGACCCGCTCGATTTTCTTCTCTGGCAGGCTGCGCAGCCTGGTGAGCCAACGTGGGACAGCCCGTGGGGACCAGGACGTCCTGGCTGGCATATTGAATGTAGCGCGATGGCCCTAAAATACCTTGGGGCTCAGATCGATGTGCACGGCGGCGGCCATGACTTGATTTTCCCCCATCATGAAAGCGAGATTGCTCAGTCAGAAGGCTACACCGGCAGTCAGCCGTTTAGCCGGTTCTGGGTACATGTCGCCATGGTCGAATACCAAGGTGAGAAGATGAGCAAATCGCTGGGGAACCTTGTTCTTGTTCGCGATGTCCTACGCCGGCACAGTGGAGATGCTATTCGTCTCTACCTCTTGAGTCATCATTACCGTACTCCATTCGCCTATGAGGATGACGGACCAGCTCGCTTTGAGCCACTTGTCGCCCGGCTGAGGCAAGCAGTCGAAGCACCGAGCGGACAACACGCTCCCCTTGACTCAAGGTCTTTCACTGAGCGTGCGCTCCAAGCGCTTCAACACGACCTTGATACACCACGAGCAATTACTACGCTCGACGAATTTGCTCAAGCCATTTTGGATGCGAGCGCAGCGGGCCGGGATATTCGTGAGGCACAACAGGCACTTCGCGAACTCGGGACTGTCCTTGGTCTTACGGTTACGCGCTAA
- a CDS encoding redoxin domain-containing protein: protein MGVQIGERAPDFTLPSTLGTPVQLSAVLGQHTVVLVFYHFAFSGGUTNEMVQFRDHYTEFRELQAEIYGISADSHFAQAAWGRELGLPFPQLSDWEKTVARTYDMLLDELIGYREVPDRGVVIIDPQGIVTYRERVAQPRDLPNLQAALAHLRARAGQA from the coding sequence ATGGGAGTACAAATCGGAGAGCGTGCACCAGACTTTACCTTGCCGAGCACCCTTGGTACCCCCGTCCAACTCTCAGCAGTACTCGGCCAGCATACTGTTGTCCTGGTGTTTTACCATTTTGCCTTTTCTGGTGGCTGAACGAACGAGATGGTCCAGTTTCGGGACCATTACACTGAATTCCGCGAACTCCAGGCCGAAATTTACGGGATTAGCGCTGATAGCCATTTTGCTCAGGCTGCCTGGGGGCGTGAGCTTGGTCTGCCGTTCCCGCAACTGAGCGATTGGGAGAAAACTGTCGCCCGCACCTATGACATGCTCCTTGATGAGCTCATCGGTTACCGCGAGGTACCTGATCGTGGCGTGGTCATCATTGATCCGCAAGGAATTGTGACCTACCGCGAGCGTGTTGCGCAGCCACGGGATTTACCCAATCTGCAAGCCGCGTTGGCACACTTGCGCGCGCGGGCCGGGCAGGCATGA
- a CDS encoding alpha-amylase family glycosyl hydrolase has product MAGQTRPWWQGAVIYQIYPRSFQDTNSDGIGDLRGILQRLDYLAWLGVDAIWISPFFPSPMADFGYDISDYTDVDPRFGTLQDFDELIAAAQARGLRVILDLVPNHTSDQHPWFQAARSSRTHPQRDWYIWCDPAPDGGPPNNWLSVFGGSAWEWDEATGQYYLHTFLREQPDLNWRNPAVRQAMYDVIRFWLDRGVAGFRLDAIWFLMKDPLLRDNPPNPYYRPDAEYPHQRLLPVYTSDLPAIHPILAELRAVVDQYDARVLIGEIYLPPGRLVDYFGCPHAPELHLPYNFALLQLPWDPREIAAAVDTYEALVPDHGWPSWVLGNHDRPRLASRVGVEQARVAAMLLLTLRGTSTIYYGEEIGMVDVAIPAERLQDPIAFTLGRQFSRDPARTPMQWDATPHAGFTTGEPWLPVAPDYRERNVAQQRADQRSLLSLYRRLLELRRAEPALVIGEYVPLTVTEQVLAYRRSLDNRHFAIVLNFSGMQQTVQFRFPLQGSVVLSTELDREGDAMRAGKCFLRPHEGVVVQLTSLS; this is encoded by the coding sequence GTGGCAGGGCAAACACGTCCCTGGTGGCAAGGGGCAGTGATCTATCAGATTTACCCACGATCGTTTCAGGATACGAATAGCGACGGAATCGGGGATTTACGCGGAATCCTGCAGCGATTGGACTACTTAGCCTGGCTTGGTGTTGATGCAATTTGGATCTCGCCGTTCTTCCCCTCGCCAATGGCTGACTTCGGCTATGACATCAGCGACTACACTGATGTTGATCCCCGATTTGGGACCCTTCAAGATTTCGACGAGCTTATCGCCGCCGCACAAGCGCGTGGCCTGCGTGTTATCCTCGATCTTGTGCCAAACCATACCTCTGATCAACACCCATGGTTTCAGGCGGCGCGTTCAAGCCGTACGCATCCGCAGCGTGATTGGTATATCTGGTGTGATCCAGCTCCAGATGGCGGACCGCCAAATAACTGGCTCAGCGTGTTTGGCGGGAGTGCATGGGAATGGGATGAAGCAACAGGCCAGTATTACCTCCACACTTTTTTGCGCGAGCAGCCTGACCTTAACTGGCGCAACCCCGCTGTGCGCCAGGCAATGTATGACGTTATCCGCTTTTGGCTTGATCGTGGGGTGGCCGGTTTTCGGCTCGACGCGATTTGGTTTCTCATGAAAGATCCCCTGTTGCGTGACAATCCCCCGAATCCATACTACCGTCCTGACGCGGAATATCCACATCAGCGACTTCTTCCGGTCTACACATCAGATTTGCCGGCAATTCACCCTATTCTCGCTGAACTTCGGGCGGTGGTTGACCAGTATGATGCACGCGTGTTGATCGGAGAAATCTACTTGCCGCCCGGACGCCTGGTTGACTATTTTGGCTGTCCGCATGCCCCAGAGCTGCACTTGCCCTACAACTTTGCGCTCTTGCAACTTCCCTGGGATCCGCGCGAGATTGCAGCAGCGGTTGATACATATGAGGCGCTGGTTCCTGATCATGGTTGGCCCAGTTGGGTGCTGGGAAACCACGACCGGCCTCGACTAGCAAGCCGCGTTGGCGTGGAGCAGGCGCGTGTGGCTGCGATGTTGCTTTTAACGTTACGTGGTACCTCAACTATTTATTATGGAGAAGAGATTGGAATGGTCGATGTCGCCATTCCTGCCGAGCGGTTGCAAGACCCGATTGCGTTTACGCTCGGTCGGCAATTCAGCCGTGATCCAGCGCGCACACCGATGCAGTGGGACGCGACTCCTCATGCTGGGTTTACCACGGGTGAGCCTTGGCTCCCTGTTGCGCCTGACTATCGCGAGCGCAATGTTGCGCAGCAGCGTGCTGACCAGCGATCGCTACTCTCGCTGTACCGGCGCTTGCTCGAACTGCGTCGCGCTGAGCCAGCGCTTGTTATCGGTGAGTATGTGCCACTTACCGTCACAGAACAGGTTCTCGCCTATCGACGGAGCCTTGACAACCGTCATTTCGCAATTGTCTTAAATTTCTCCGGCATGCAACAGACCGTGCAATTCCGTTTTCCTCTCCAGGGGAGCGTCGTCCTTTCAACCGAACTTGACCGCGAGGGAGATGCAATGCGTGCTGGCAAATGCTTCTTGCGACCTCATGAGGGTGTGGTTGTGCAGCTAACATCACTCTCTTGA
- a CDS encoding MarR family winged helix-turn-helix transcriptional regulator produces MTRQREQLAQTLLRLCQVVDLFAEATGTPSTLSSRQRLALAILAASGPLRLTQLAQRLGVSLPTAAHTVATLEQQGFVCRERDPHDRRAVLVAITPEGEAALDANDRRSAVIQQAIIALTDEELDELTRGLTLLLTALLQRLAGLTTTPQPAKTTSPHRRRHISAA; encoded by the coding sequence GTGACACGACAACGCGAACAACTCGCGCAGACGTTGTTGCGACTTTGTCAGGTCGTTGACCTTTTTGCCGAGGCGACCGGTACACCATCAACGCTTTCATCCCGTCAGCGCCTGGCGCTCGCGATTCTGGCAGCCAGTGGACCGCTCCGTCTCACCCAGCTCGCACAGCGGCTTGGCGTCTCCTTACCAACAGCGGCACATACGGTTGCCACCCTTGAGCAACAAGGATTCGTCTGTCGCGAGCGAGATCCCCACGATCGGCGAGCTGTCCTTGTCGCGATTACGCCAGAGGGAGAAGCAGCCCTTGACGCAAATGACCGACGTAGCGCGGTCATCCAGCAGGCAATCATCGCCCTTACCGATGAAGAGCTAGACGAACTCACCCGTGGGCTCACACTACTCTTAACGGCTTTACTGCAGCGTCTTGCTGGCCTCACCACGACGCCACAACCGGCGAAGACGACCTCACCCCACCGACGTCGCCATATTTCGGCAGCATAA
- a CDS encoding TetR/AcrR family transcriptional regulator, whose translation MTAAPSAARERVQAVAERLFAERGYKAVTLRDIAQELGIRQASLYYHFPGGKEELYVTVTRHALERHREGIEQAIRSGGDSLAGQLRAVAEWLLQHPPLDLVRMVQADMPAISADHSKELLQLAREALLRPLENLFAEARARGETKRSDDRLLAALFLSMADGIQVGARFAESEARTYLDEALDTFLHGVLSR comes from the coding sequence ATGACAGCAGCGCCGAGCGCAGCGCGAGAGCGGGTACAGGCAGTTGCGGAGCGCCTTTTCGCCGAGCGCGGGTATAAAGCGGTGACGCTTCGCGACATCGCCCAAGAGCTTGGCATTCGGCAAGCATCGCTGTACTACCACTTCCCCGGTGGTAAAGAAGAGTTATATGTCACGGTTACGAGGCATGCGCTTGAGCGCCACCGCGAAGGAATTGAGCAGGCTATCCGGAGCGGCGGGGATAGCCTTGCTGGACAGTTACGCGCGGTTGCTGAATGGCTCCTGCAACATCCTCCACTCGACCTCGTCCGTATGGTCCAGGCCGATATGCCGGCGATTTCTGCTGACCATTCAAAGGAACTCCTCCAGTTGGCGCGCGAAGCCTTGCTGCGCCCGCTCGAGAACCTCTTTGCCGAAGCACGCGCGCGCGGCGAAACCAAGCGCAGCGATGATCGGCTCTTGGCCGCGCTCTTCCTCTCGATGGCTGACGGCATTCAAGTTGGCGCACGCTTTGCCGAGAGCGAAGCACGCACCTATCTCGACGAAGCGCTCGACACATTCCTTCACGGCGTGTTGTCACGCTAG